The Beijerinckiaceae bacterium genome has a window encoding:
- a CDS encoding DUF2948 domain-containing protein, whose amino-acid sequence MQEVTMPDLPPLIAFDAEDLGVISANLQDALVRVGDIAYLPNLKKFALIAARFDWVRAAQKTPGLPSCERCHTGLHFGRVLKVSCRGFHHGDKALILNLLSIRFTPADPPAGVVEFIFSAGRAIRLEVECLEAEIRDLGPRWTAKSAPNHRLDDGQENALG is encoded by the coding sequence GTGCAAGAGGTTACGATGCCGGACCTTCCTCCCTTGATTGCCTTCGATGCCGAGGATCTCGGGGTGATCTCGGCCAATCTTCAGGATGCGTTGGTGCGTGTCGGCGACATCGCCTATCTGCCGAACTTGAAAAAATTCGCTTTGATCGCGGCGAGGTTCGATTGGGTGAGGGCGGCACAGAAAACGCCGGGGTTGCCTTCCTGCGAGCGTTGCCACACCGGCCTGCATTTCGGACGGGTTCTCAAAGTCTCGTGCCGTGGGTTCCATCACGGGGATAAGGCGCTTATCCTCAATCTTTTAAGCATCCGGTTCACCCCAGCCGACCCGCCAGCGGGTGTAGTGGAGTTTATTTTTTCCGCCGGCCGCGCAATCAGGCTCGAGGTTGAATGCCTGGAGGCGGAAATCCGCGATCTAGGGCCGCGTTGGACTGCGAAGTCGGCGCCCAACCATCGTCTCGACGATGGTCAGGAAAACGCCCTGGGATAA
- a CDS encoding excinuclease ABC subunit A — protein sequence MKTPRPSAGAASRGKSRKTLPPEKPSEKLFEGRSIVIRGAREHNLKNIDLTIPRDKLVVFTGLSGSGKSSLAFDTIYAEGQRRYVESLSAYARQFLEMMQKPDVDQIDGLSPAISIEQKTTSKNPRSTVGTVTEIYDYMRLLFARVGIAYSPATGLPIESQTVSQMVDRVLALPERTRLYLIAPVIRGRKGEYRKEIADFMKRGFQRLKIDGAFYEIADAPVLDKKFKHDLDVVVDRIAVRSDIGARLSESFETALELADGTAIAEYADETDEQGAAKRIIFSSKFACPVSGFTIPEIEPRLFSFNNPFGACPHCGGLGVEQTVDPELIVPDPKLTLRKGAIAPWARSSSPYYLQTLEALAKHFKFRLDARFDSLPQQARDIILYGSGEEAVRFSYADGLRSYDVVKPFEGVINNLARRFRETESEWAREDIARYMTATPCSVCDGNRLRPEALAVKIEGRHISQLTALSVRAAQAWFEALPAKLDAKRNEIAKRILKEIRERLSFLVDVGLDYLTLSRASGTLSGGESQRIRLASQIGSGLTGVLYVLDEPSIGLHQRDNDRLLETLRRLRDLGNSVIVVEHDEDAILAADYVVDVGPGAGIHGGEIVAQGTPAEIMADRNSLTGQYLTGVRDVAVPRHRRKPEPGRKLTIVNASGNNLKNISTAIPLGVFTCITGVSGGGKSTLIIDTLYKAAARKLNGALEHPAPHTRIDGLDQLDKVIDIDQSPIGRTPRSNPATYTGAFTPIREWFAGLPEAKARGYQPGRFSFNVKGGRCEACQGDGVIKIEMHFLPDVYVTCDVCKGKRYDRETLEVKYRDRSIADVLDLTVEEAASLFKAVPSIREKMDTLARVGLGYVKVGQQANTLSGGEAQRVKLAKELSKRSTGRTLYILDEPTTGLHFHDVAKLLEVLHQLVDQGNTVIVIEHNLEVVKTADWIIDLGPEGGDGGGEIVASGPPEDIAKDKKSYTGHYLRAVLERRPTGKAKAAAE from the coding sequence ATGAAGACACCAAGGCCGTCCGCAGGCGCCGCGTCGCGCGGAAAATCGCGGAAAACTCTGCCGCCCGAGAAGCCTTCCGAAAAGCTGTTCGAAGGGCGCTCAATCGTGATTCGGGGCGCGCGCGAGCACAATCTGAAAAATATCGATCTGACCATTCCGCGCGACAAACTTGTCGTCTTCACCGGCCTCTCGGGCTCAGGCAAGTCCTCGCTGGCCTTCGATACGATCTATGCTGAAGGTCAGCGCCGCTATGTCGAATCGCTTTCGGCCTATGCGCGCCAATTCCTCGAAATGATGCAAAAGCCGGATGTCGATCAGATCGATGGTTTGTCGCCGGCCATCTCGATCGAGCAAAAAACCACCTCCAAGAATCCGCGCTCGACCGTCGGCACCGTCACCGAGATTTATGATTATATGCGGCTTCTGTTCGCTCGCGTTGGGATCGCCTATTCGCCAGCAACGGGCTTGCCGATCGAAAGCCAGACCGTAAGCCAGATGGTCGACCGCGTGCTCGCCTTGCCGGAGCGCACACGGCTCTATTTGATTGCGCCGGTCATTCGCGGCCGCAAGGGGGAATACCGCAAGGAAATCGCCGACTTCATGAAGCGCGGTTTCCAACGTCTCAAAATCGATGGTGCGTTTTATGAAATCGCGGACGCGCCGGTCCTCGACAAAAAGTTTAAGCACGACCTTGATGTGGTCGTCGACCGCATTGCCGTGCGCTCCGACATTGGGGCGAGGCTGTCGGAGAGTTTCGAGACCGCGCTTGAGCTTGCGGATGGCACCGCGATTGCCGAATACGCGGACGAGACCGATGAACAAGGCGCGGCCAAGCGGATTATCTTTTCGTCGAAATTTGCTTGCCCGGTTTCAGGTTTCACCATCCCCGAAATCGAACCGCGCCTGTTTTCCTTCAATAATCCATTCGGAGCGTGCCCCCATTGCGGGGGGCTCGGCGTCGAGCAGACGGTCGATCCCGAACTGATTGTCCCAGACCCGAAGCTGACCTTGCGCAAAGGGGCGATCGCGCCCTGGGCCCGCTCAAGTTCGCCTTATTACCTGCAAACGCTCGAAGCGCTTGCCAAGCATTTTAAATTCCGGCTCGACGCCCGTTTCGACAGCCTGCCGCAACAAGCCCGCGACATTATCCTTTATGGCTCGGGCGAGGAGGCGGTACGCTTTTCTTACGCCGACGGTCTGCGTTCTTACGATGTCGTGAAGCCCTTTGAGGGCGTGATCAATAATCTCGCAAGGCGATTTCGCGAGACCGAGAGCGAATGGGCGCGCGAAGACATCGCCCGCTATATGACGGCGACCCCTTGCAGCGTTTGCGACGGGAATCGGTTGCGGCCCGAAGCCCTCGCGGTCAAAATCGAGGGGCGCCATATCAGCCAATTGACCGCGCTTTCGGTCCGCGCCGCGCAAGCATGGTTTGAGGCGCTGCCGGCAAAGCTCGACGCGAAGCGAAACGAGATCGCAAAGCGCATCCTCAAGGAGATTCGCGAGAGGCTTTCGTTTCTGGTCGATGTCGGCCTTGACTATCTGACGCTTTCCCGCGCTTCAGGCACGTTGTCCGGCGGGGAAAGTCAGCGCATCCGGCTTGCCTCGCAGATCGGGTCCGGCTTGACCGGGGTGCTTTATGTCCTGGACGAACCATCGATCGGCCTGCATCAGCGCGACAATGACAGGCTTCTCGAAACCTTGCGGCGTTTGCGCGATCTCGGCAATTCCGTGATTGTCGTGGAGCATGATGAGGACGCCATCCTGGCGGCCGATTATGTGGTCGATGTCGGCCCAGGCGCGGGCATTCACGGCGGCGAGATCGTCGCGCAGGGCACGCCTGCGGAAATCATGGCCGATCGAAACTCTTTGACCGGCCAGTATCTGACCGGTGTACGCGATGTCGCCGTGCCCCGCCACCGCCGCAAGCCGGAGCCGGGACGCAAGCTCACCATCGTCAACGCCAGCGGCAATAATCTGAAAAATATCTCCACTGCAATACCGCTCGGGGTGTTCACTTGCATCACCGGAGTCTCCGGGGGCGGGAAATCTACTCTTATCATCGATACGCTTTACAAAGCCGCAGCCCGGAAGCTCAATGGCGCGCTCGAACATCCGGCGCCGCACACACGCATCGATGGGCTCGACCAGCTCGATAAGGTCATCGACATCGACCAATCGCCGATAGGACGAACGCCCCGGTCCAACCCGGCAACTTATACCGGCGCTTTCACCCCGATCCGCGAATGGTTTGCGGGCCTACCGGAGGCCAAGGCGCGCGGCTATCAGCCAGGACGCTTCTCTTTCAACGTCAAGGGTGGCCGTTGCGAAGCCTGCCAGGGCGACGGCGTGATCAAAATCGAAATGCATTTTCTGCCGGACGTCTATGTGACCTGCGACGTCTGCAAGGGCAAGCGCTACGACCGCGAGACGCTTGAAGTCAAATATCGAGATAGGTCGATTGCCGACGTCCTCGATCTGACGGTCGAGGAAGCAGCCAGTCTCTTCAAGGCAGTCCCCTCAATCCGGGAAAAAATGGATACGCTCGCGCGGGTTGGTCTCGGTTATGTCAAGGTCGGCCAGCAGGCTAATACGCTATCGGGCGGCGAGGCTCAGAGGGTCAAACTCGCCAAGGAGCTTTCCAAGCGTTCAACCGGCCGCACGCTCTATATTCTCGACGAGCCGACCACCGGATTGCACTTCCACGATGTCGCGAAACTCCTGGAGGTGCTGCATCAACTGGTCGATCAAGGCAACACGGTCATTGTGATCGAGCATAATCTCGAAGTTGTGAAAACGGCGGATTGGATCATCGATCTTGGACCTGAAGGCGGGGATGGAGGCGGCGAGATCGTCGCCAGCGGCCCCCCCGAGGACATCGCCAAGGATAAGAAAAGCTACACGGGCCACTATTTACGCGCGGTTCTAGAGCGCCGCCCGACAGGCAAGGCCAAGGCGGCCGCGGAGTGA
- a CDS encoding molecular chaperone HtpG, with protein MPDTAVHSQAFQADVARLLHLMVHSVYSDRDIFLRELLSNAADACEKLRYEALADPALAPAPFVIRILVDKEAQTLTVEDNGVGMSRQDLTDHLGTIARSGTRAFLDQLNLGGEAAGNGENGAKTPEKLDLIGQFGIGFYSAFMVADRVDVFTRRAGSSEALHWSSDGKGSFSIQPIAQDEAPVEGTRVVLHLNEESKDYLEKGRIERIVREHSSALAVPIELIDEKGGEPRRLTDGAALWTKPKASITEHDYNDFYQSLGGVFDEPALTVHWHAEGRHEYTVLAFVPGSRPFDLFDPQRPGRAKLYVRHVLITQDAEILPRWLRFVRLVVDSADLPLNVSREMIQESPVFAAIRKGVANRILQGLTKLADSEPEKFAKIWDNFGAVLKEGLYEDPEKRDLLFGLTRFATSSHPEGGRSLKDYIANLQTNQTSIYYLLGEDLGRLNASPQLEGFRARGLEVLLLPDPIDAFWVATAVGFDGKPFKSVIQGAADIKSIPLTEKPEDEAANEPPAAGLATLYALMKQVLGQEVEDVRASDRLSSSPACLVASDRGPDRRLERMLAESGRLGAASKPVLEVNPTHPLIRALVERVGTPQKERLEDVIWLLFDEARLMEGEKPADAPHFAARLTRILLDAMGQPEP; from the coding sequence ATGCCGGACACCGCGGTTCACAGCCAAGCTTTTCAAGCGGATGTCGCCAGATTGCTGCATCTGATGGTTCATTCGGTCTATTCCGACCGAGACATTTTCCTTCGAGAGCTGTTGTCGAATGCGGCCGATGCCTGCGAAAAATTGCGTTACGAAGCGCTCGCCGATCCGGCACTGGCCCCGGCCCCTTTCGTAATCAGGATCCTGGTCGACAAGGAGGCCCAGACCCTCACGGTCGAGGACAATGGGGTTGGCATGTCGCGTCAAGACCTCACCGATCATCTCGGCACCATTGCTCGCTCGGGGACCCGCGCTTTTCTGGATCAGCTGAACTTAGGTGGCGAGGCGGCTGGCAATGGCGAGAACGGCGCGAAGACACCCGAAAAACTCGACCTGATCGGCCAGTTCGGCATTGGATTTTATTCGGCTTTTATGGTCGCCGATCGCGTCGATGTCTTCACCCGGCGGGCGGGTTCCAGCGAGGCGCTGCATTGGAGCTCGGACGGGAAGGGGAGTTTCTCCATTCAACCGATCGCGCAAGACGAAGCTCCGGTCGAGGGCACCCGCGTCGTCTTGCACCTCAACGAGGAGTCCAAGGACTATCTCGAAAAGGGCAGAATCGAGCGAATTGTGCGCGAGCATTCCAGCGCGCTTGCGGTGCCGATCGAACTTATCGATGAAAAGGGGGGCGAGCCCCGCCGTTTGACCGACGGCGCGGCGCTCTGGACCAAGCCGAAGGCTTCGATCACAGAGCATGATTATAATGATTTTTATCAAAGTCTTGGGGGAGTATTTGATGAACCTGCATTAACCGTGCACTGGCATGCGGAGGGCCGCCACGAATACACGGTTCTGGCCTTCGTGCCCGGGTCGCGGCCCTTCGATTTGTTCGATCCGCAACGCCCCGGCAGGGCAAAGCTTTACGTCCGCCATGTGCTGATTACCCAGGATGCCGAGATTTTACCGAGATGGCTGCGCTTCGTGCGTCTCGTCGTCGATTCTGCCGATCTCCCGCTCAATGTCTCCCGCGAAATGATTCAGGAGAGCCCGGTCTTCGCGGCCATTCGCAAAGGGGTCGCGAACCGGATTCTGCAAGGGCTGACCAAGCTCGCCGACAGCGAACCGGAAAAATTTGCAAAGATTTGGGATAATTTCGGCGCCGTTCTGAAGGAAGGCCTGTACGAGGATCCCGAAAAACGCGACCTTTTGTTCGGCCTGACGCGGTTTGCGACTTCATCTCATCCGGAAGGCGGGCGGAGCCTCAAGGATTATATTGCAAATCTGCAGACCAACCAGACCTCGATCTATTATCTGCTCGGCGAGGATTTGGGCCGGCTCAATGCCAGTCCGCAGCTCGAAGGCTTCCGGGCTCGCGGCCTCGAGGTTTTGCTTTTGCCGGATCCCATAGACGCCTTTTGGGTGGCGACGGCGGTTGGCTTCGACGGCAAGCCATTTAAGTCCGTGATCCAGGGAGCCGCCGACATAAAGTCGATTCCGCTGACCGAAAAGCCAGAGGACGAAGCCGCGAACGAGCCTCCGGCAGCCGGTCTTGCCACTCTTTACGCGCTGATGAAGCAGGTTTTGGGTCAAGAGGTCGAGGATGTGCGCGCCTCGGATCGACTATCCTCCAGCCCCGCTTGCCTTGTCGCATCCGATCGCGGACCCGATCGCCGGCTCGAACGCATGCTGGCCGAAAGCGGGCGGCTCGGTGCGGCCTCAAAGCCTGTCCTCGAAGTCAACCCCACCCATCCTTTGATCCGCGCCCTGGTTGAGCGGGTCGGTACGCCGCAAAAGGAAAGACTCGAGGATGTCATCTGGCTTCTTTTCGATGAGGCGCGGCTGATGGAAGGAGAAAAGCCTGCGGACGCCCCCCATTTTGCCGCGCGGTTGACCAGGATTCTGCTCGATGCCATGGGCCAGCCCGAGCCGTGA
- a CDS encoding X-Pro aminopeptidase encodes MFESHYQSFEDHANPSQGKPRIAALRRELARLGLDGFVVPRADEHQGEYVAPCEERLAWLSGFTGSAGAAIVLKNRAAIFVDGRYSLAVRDQVDVAIFEPLSSTDGGPERWLEANLTQGSKLGYDPWLHTPRQIERLAKSAEAAGAELVAVEPNPIDAIWTDRPAPPLGKISLHPRKFSGEAAASKLTRVTAALTANDALLVSDPHAVAWVFNIRGHDVAHTPLPLAYALIAHKTKPRLYIDARKLDNSVREALCALADIEALERLTGDLQLLGKQKRKVLFDSATAPAKLVSVVKEAGGVPDTGSDPIALMKACKNATELKGARKAQLRDAVAMAGFLHWFSVHAPAGKLSEIDAAQALEAFRLGTRKLKDVSFPSIAAAGANAAIPHYRVTVKTNARIRKGIFLIDSGGQYEDGTTDITRTIAVGKPTAAMRDRFTRVLKGHIAIARAVFPRGTSGAQIDCLARVALWQAGLDFDHGTGHGVGSYLSVHEGPQRISKLGSATLEPGMILSNEPGYYHAGLWGIRIENLVVVEPREIVGAEHEMLGFETITLAPIDLALVDPKLLGNDEIAWLNAYHARVRREISPLVDPDVRAWLYFATARIAR; translated from the coding sequence ATGTTCGAAAGCCATTATCAATCGTTCGAAGATCACGCCAATCCCTCGCAAGGTAAACCGCGAATTGCGGCGTTGCGGAGGGAACTCGCTCGCCTCGGGCTCGACGGTTTTGTCGTGCCGCGCGCGGATGAACACCAGGGTGAATATGTCGCCCCCTGCGAGGAAAGGCTCGCGTGGCTTTCGGGCTTCACCGGTTCGGCCGGGGCCGCGATCGTGCTCAAGAATCGCGCAGCGATCTTCGTCGACGGACGCTATAGCTTGGCTGTTAGGGACCAAGTCGATGTTGCCATTTTCGAACCCCTCAGCTCGACCGACGGCGGCCCCGAGCGTTGGCTCGAAGCCAATCTCACCCAGGGTTCGAAGCTTGGTTACGATCCCTGGCTCCACACGCCGCGCCAAATCGAACGGCTTGCCAAATCTGCGGAAGCCGCCGGGGCCGAACTCGTGGCCGTCGAACCGAACCCCATCGATGCGATCTGGACGGACCGCCCGGCGCCGCCGCTCGGCAAGATCAGTTTGCATCCACGCAAATTCTCTGGAGAAGCTGCGGCCAGCAAGCTCACCCGCGTCACCGCCGCGCTCACGGCCAACGATGCCTTGCTGGTCAGCGATCCGCATGCGGTCGCCTGGGTCTTCAACATAAGGGGCCACGACGTGGCGCATACGCCGCTCCCGCTGGCTTACGCCTTGATCGCGCATAAAACCAAGCCGCGTCTCTACATCGATGCGCGTAAGCTCGATAATTCCGTAAGGGAGGCTCTCTGCGCCCTTGCCGATATCGAGGCGCTGGAACGGCTGACGGGCGATCTCCAACTTCTCGGCAAACAAAAACGGAAGGTTTTATTCGATTCCGCGACGGCGCCAGCCAAACTTGTTTCGGTCGTAAAGGAGGCGGGGGGTGTCCCCGACACCGGGTCCGATCCTATTGCCTTGATGAAGGCGTGCAAGAATGCGACCGAACTCAAAGGTGCCCGCAAGGCGCAACTGCGCGACGCCGTCGCGATGGCCGGTTTTCTGCACTGGTTTTCGGTTCATGCACCGGCCGGAAAACTTAGCGAAATCGATGCCGCGCAAGCGCTCGAAGCCTTCCGCCTGGGCACCCGCAAGCTGAAGGACGTCTCCTTTCCTTCGATTGCGGCTGCCGGCGCCAATGCCGCCATTCCGCATTACCGTGTAACCGTCAAAACGAACGCGCGAATCCGCAAAGGCATATTTCTAATCGACTCCGGCGGCCAATATGAAGACGGCACGACCGACATCACGCGCACCATTGCGGTCGGCAAGCCGACAGCCGCGATGCGCGACAGATTCACCCGGGTTCTCAAGGGACATATCGCGATCGCGCGCGCGGTCTTTCCGAGGGGGACGTCGGGCGCGCAAATCGATTGCCTGGCGCGGGTCGCGCTCTGGCAGGCTGGCCTCGATTTCGATCATGGCACGGGCCATGGCGTTGGCTCTTATCTCTCCGTCCACGAAGGGCCGCAACGGATCTCGAAACTCGGGTCCGCCACGCTCGAACCCGGCATGATCCTCTCTAACGAACCTGGCTATTATCATGCCGGGCTTTGGGGCATCAGAATCGAAAATCTGGTCGTCGTTGAACCGCGCGAGATCGTGGGTGCCGAGCACGAGATGTTGGGCTTCGAGACGATCACGCTGGCGCCGATCGATCTTGCGCTGGTCGATCCAAAGCTCCTCGGCAATGATGAAATTGCCTGGCTCAACGCCTATCACGCACGGGTGCGTCGGGAAATTTCGCCGCTGGTCGACCCCGATGTCCGCGCCTGGTTATATTTTGCGACGGCCAGGATCGCGCGATAG
- a CDS encoding phenylalanine--tRNA ligase subunit alpha, whose product MSDLEALQTQILTEIAAAQDEAQLETVRVAALGKKGSISALLSGLGKIAPDERKEQGAAINALKDTVAEALGARRGVLKDSALEARLKAEALDVTLPVRSHGIETGRIHPVTQVMDELAAIFADMGFSIAEGPDIETDDYNFTKLNFPPDHPARDMHDTFFFNPDANGQRKVLRTHTSPVQVRTMLAKKPPIRVICPGRTYRCDSDQTHTPMFHQVEGLVIDRSANLGHLKWILEEFCKAFFEVPDVKMRFRPSYFPFTEPSMEVDIQCSRKGGEMRFGEGEDWLEILGCGMVHPNVLRNCGLDPDVYQGFAWGIGIDRIAMLKYGMPDLRAFFEADIRWLDHYGFRPLDFPTLVGGLSG is encoded by the coding sequence ATGTCCGATTTGGAAGCCCTGCAAACGCAAATTTTGACTGAGATCGCCGCCGCGCAAGACGAAGCGCAGCTGGAGACCGTGCGCGTCGCCGCACTTGGCAAAAAGGGATCGATTTCCGCGCTGCTTTCGGGTCTCGGCAAGATCGCGCCCGATGAACGCAAGGAGCAGGGCGCCGCGATCAATGCGCTGAAGGATACGGTCGCGGAAGCTTTGGGGGCAAGGCGCGGGGTGCTCAAGGATTCTGCGCTCGAAGCGCGGCTCAAGGCCGAGGCGCTTGACGTCACCTTGCCGGTTCGTTCGCACGGAATCGAGACCGGGCGAATTCATCCGGTCACTCAAGTCATGGATGAACTCGCGGCGATCTTCGCGGACATGGGCTTTTCGATCGCCGAAGGCCCGGACATCGAAACCGACGATTATAATTTTACCAAATTGAACTTTCCACCGGACCACCCGGCGCGGGACATGCACGACACGTTCTTTTTCAATCCCGACGCCAATGGCCAGCGCAAGGTGCTGCGCACCCATACGAGCCCGGTTCAGGTGCGCACGATGCTGGCGAAAAAGCCGCCGATCCGGGTCATCTGTCCAGGACGCACCTATCGCTGCGATTCAGATCAGACGCATACGCCGATGTTTCATCAGGTCGAAGGTCTCGTCATCGACCGGTCCGCAAATCTTGGCCATTTGAAGTGGATTCTCGAAGAGTTCTGCAAGGCGTTCTTCGAGGTGCCCGACGTCAAGATGCGTTTCCGTCCGAGCTACTTCCCCTTCACCGAGCCTTCGATGGAGGTCGATATCCAATGCTCCCGCAAGGGCGGCGAGATGCGCTTTGGCGAGGGCGAGGATTGGCTCGAAATTCTTGGCTGCGGCATGGTGCATCCCAATGTCCTGAGAAATTGCGGGCTCGATCCCGATGTTTATCAAGGGTTCGCCTGGGGCATCGGGATCGATCGCATCGCCATGCTGAAATATGGCATGCCGGATCTGCGGGCTTTTTTCGAGGCCGACATTCGCTGGCTCGATCATTACGGGTTTCGGCCCCTCGACTTCCCGACCTTGGTCGGCGGGTTGAGCGGATGA
- the prmC gene encoding peptide chain release factor N(5)-glutamine methyltransferase — MTREGVRCKLTRVLSDGGIESANLDARVLLCAALGMDHATLVRDPDDPVGSAAPILAAFASRRLRREPVSRIIGHKEFWQACFKIGPAVLDPRPTTETLIEAVLDHAACFPRNKLRILDLGTGSGVILCTLLQTLPDSFGVGLDISPAACLIARDNLNALDLARRGFVVCGDWTEALRGPFDVIVSNPPYIARGDIAALLPEVRDHDPRLALDGGEDGLGAYRKIIPALVNLAAPCALIALELGAGQSQPVESFLVNAFGVPVEFRLDLDGHKRIILARLPSGARA, encoded by the coding sequence ATGACGCGGGAGGGGGTGCGGTGCAAGCTGACGCGCGTTTTGAGCGACGGCGGGATAGAATCGGCGAACCTCGACGCGCGCGTGCTGCTTTGTGCGGCATTGGGGATGGACCACGCGACACTTGTTCGCGATCCGGACGATCCGGTCGGTTCGGCCGCACCGATTTTGGCCGCCTTCGCGTCTCGCCGTTTGCGTCGCGAGCCTGTCTCGCGAATCATCGGCCATAAGGAGTTTTGGCAGGCTTGTTTCAAGATTGGTCCCGCGGTTCTCGATCCGCGGCCGACCACTGAGACGCTGATCGAGGCTGTGCTCGACCATGCCGCCTGCTTTCCTCGCAACAAATTGCGGATTCTCGACCTCGGCACCGGATCGGGAGTCATTCTGTGCACGCTCCTGCAGACTCTGCCGGATTCTTTTGGCGTCGGTCTCGATATTTCGCCGGCTGCCTGCTTGATCGCGCGGGACAATCTCAACGCGCTCGATCTTGCTCGCCGCGGGTTCGTTGTTTGCGGCGATTGGACCGAGGCCCTGCGGGGGCCGTTCGATGTGATCGTGTCCAATCCTCCCTATATCGCGCGGGGCGATATTGCCGCGCTGTTGCCGGAGGTTCGCGATCATGACCCGCGTCTTGCCCTGGATGGAGGCGAAGACGGTCTGGGGGCCTATCGGAAAATCATTCCGGCGCTGGTGAACCTCGCGGCGCCCTGCGCTCTGATCGCGCTGGAACTCGGCGCGGGTCAAAGTCAGCCTGTCGAATCGTTCCTCGTCAATGCGTTCGGCGTGCCTGTTGAATTTCGGCTTGACCTTGACGGGCATAAGCGCATTATTCTGGCGCGTTTGCCCTCTGGAGCGCGGGCGTGA
- a CDS encoding divalent-cation tolerance protein CutA, which yields MPTPFALVMTTCGDKVNAELVAKSLVEKRLAACVQMFAIESVFRWDGAVQNAQEWMLFCKIKSIDYTEVEALIRTAHNYENPEIIEIAIENGAQAYLDWIAASTG from the coding sequence ATGCCAACCCCGTTTGCCCTCGTGATGACCACATGCGGCGACAAGGTGAACGCCGAGCTGGTCGCCAAGAGCCTTGTCGAAAAGCGTCTTGCCGCCTGCGTCCAGATGTTTGCGATCGAAAGCGTTTTCCGGTGGGATGGCGCGGTCCAAAACGCGCAAGAATGGATGTTGTTTTGCAAAATCAAATCCATCGACTACACCGAGGTCGAAGCGCTCATTCGCACGGCGCATAATTACGAAAATCCCGAGATTATCGAAATTGCGATTGAAAATGGCGCGCAAGCCTATCTTGACTGGATCGCGGCGAGCACGGGCTGA
- a CDS encoding DUF4167 domain-containing protein, producing the protein MRGRPNNSSGGRKGPNPLTRSYESSGPDVKIRGTAHHIGEKYLQLARDAQSSGDPVMAESYLQHAEHYFRLIAAAQQVQQQSQGTYQRQPGEVQIEETEDDGDFGGIPDRFASPVERLAPPPPQPGLQPQPQASHAQPGPDRPYYNAERQGFDQPERGPRPERTFQDRGFRDNQNQEKPYQERPYQDRNGRPRDSDGRSHRPSRGPRDFRNETTIRVDQRGEAQPAEPEAVSNGLPAFITAPVRVPAEVHDAGPQTEPLTALLADPAEAEHAGNGFHPRPRRRRRGKAEMATARLAGSDELGPDDSIQE; encoded by the coding sequence ATGCGTGGCCGTCCCAACAACAGTAGCGGCGGCCGAAAGGGACCCAACCCTCTGACACGCTCCTATGAATCGAGCGGCCCGGACGTGAAAATTCGTGGAACCGCCCACCATATCGGTGAGAAATACCTGCAGTTGGCGCGTGACGCGCAGTCGTCCGGCGACCCGGTGATGGCCGAGAGCTATCTGCAACATGCCGAACATTATTTCAGGTTGATCGCGGCGGCCCAGCAAGTTCAGCAACAGAGCCAGGGCACCTATCAACGCCAGCCCGGCGAAGTGCAAATCGAAGAGACCGAAGACGATGGCGACTTCGGCGGTATCCCCGACAGATTCGCATCGCCCGTCGAGCGGCTGGCTCCCCCGCCGCCGCAACCTGGCCTTCAGCCGCAACCCCAAGCCAGCCATGCCCAGCCAGGGCCAGACCGCCCCTACTACAATGCCGAAAGACAAGGCTTCGACCAGCCTGAACGGGGACCGCGTCCGGAGCGGACGTTCCAGGACCGGGGTTTCCGGGACAATCAGAACCAGGAGAAGCCCTATCAGGAGCGGCCCTACCAAGATCGCAATGGCCGTCCCCGCGATTCGGATGGCCGCAGTCATCGGCCCAGCCGGGGTCCGCGCGATTTTCGCAATGAAACGACGATCCGAGTCGATCAGCGCGGCGAGGCGCAGCCGGCAGAACCGGAAGCGGTCAGCAATGGCTTGCCCGCCTTCATCACCGCGCCGGTTCGCGTGCCGGCCGAAGTTCATGACGCGGGGCCGCAGACCGAACCCCTGACCGCCCTGCTCGCCGATCCGGCGGAAGCGGAACATGCCGGAAATGGTTTTCATCCACGCCCGCGACGGCGCCGCCGCGGCAAAGCGGAAATGGCAACCGCACGGCTGGCGGGGAGCGATGAATTGGGTCCCGATGATTCGATCCAAGAGTAA
- a CDS encoding DUF2794 domain-containing protein, which yields MSDTEPAEDNRARNLAGKLKDVLGPPPAMTVGGIPGQWGEIISFDREELRAIFNLYGRKVSDGEWRDYAIDFTPQKAVFSIYRRACEYALYRIEKNPRLARKQGIYSVVTATGLILKRGQDLGRVIAALDKKLKLVSG from the coding sequence ATGAGCGACACGGAGCCAGCCGAGGATAATCGAGCGAGGAACCTCGCTGGAAAGCTGAAGGATGTCCTTGGACCTCCGCCAGCCATGACAGTCGGGGGCATCCCAGGGCAGTGGGGGGAGATTATTTCCTTCGATCGAGAGGAGTTGCGCGCAATCTTCAATCTCTATGGCCGCAAGGTCAGCGACGGCGAATGGCGCGACTATGCGATCGACTTTACCCCCCAAAAAGCGGTTTTTTCAATTTATCGGCGCGCTTGCGAATATGCTCTATACCGAATTGAGAAGAACCCCCGCCTGGCCCGCAAACAGGGCATCTATTCCGTCGTCACTGCGACCGGCCTTATTCTTAAACGCGGCCAGGATCTCGGCCGGGTCATCGCAGCGCTCGACAAAAAGCTCAAGCTGGTTTCGGGTTAA